Proteins encoded together in one Gemmatimonadetes bacterium T265 window:
- the nuoL-1 gene encoding NADH-quinone oxidoreductase subunit L, with protein sequence MQVTSTPGGATHPLAGGPAALLWLLPLLPLLGFLVNGALSLVPAARTHGANAAEGAGGTDDIHGGPAHDTLAPYAGLVSLVGPTAIGTAFALAATMFAAMLSVPRAALVAAGPFVQRYAAWMPAGGLRVDWALQLDQLSMLMTLVITGVGTLIHIFSIGYMRRDAGYARYFAYLNLFVAFMLVLVLGANYPVMFIGWEGVGLASYLLIGFWFAESSNATAGRKAFIVNRVGDFGLLLAMFLIFANFNTLDFVGVNSAAASLAVGSPLATLICLFLFLGCAGKSAQIPLYIWLPDAMAGPTPVSALIHAATMVTAGVYLVARSGVLFALAPAASLVVALVGALTALFAATVGLKQWDIKKVLAYSTISQLGYMFMAAGAGAYTAAVFHLVTHAFFKALLFLGAGSVIYALHEAYHATHRDDEDAQDMRNMGGLRRAMPATFVLMWIATLAIAGVPPFAGFFSKDQILGSVFERASDSAAFRSVSFLGLSGSAWLYVVYAIGLATAFITAVYMTRMMLYTFHGPNRTGEAERPHLREAPWVMTAPLAALGVLTVVGGWLNLPSLAGALGPLGALDRWLEPVVGAPSAALARAGAERHAASNPEAMLIGAAVAVAAIGIALAVVVLKPGQLVAKDVYHVPESGAERTLRHAYYVDEAVERGFARPLMTFARDVLWRGVDGGIIDGLFVRGSALAARGAGWLGSQAETGRVGTYAWVIAFGAVVVIGALALPVAFR encoded by the coding sequence ATGCAAGTGACCTCAACGCCGGGCGGCGCGACACACCCGCTCGCGGGCGGCCCGGCCGCACTCCTCTGGCTGCTGCCGCTGCTGCCGCTCCTAGGGTTCCTCGTCAACGGGGCGCTCTCGCTCGTGCCGGCCGCGCGCACGCACGGCGCGAACGCGGCCGAGGGCGCTGGTGGTACGGACGACATCCACGGCGGCCCCGCGCACGACACGCTCGCGCCGTACGCCGGGCTCGTGAGCCTCGTCGGGCCGACCGCGATCGGGACCGCGTTCGCGCTCGCCGCAACGATGTTCGCGGCGATGCTCTCCGTTCCGCGCGCCGCGCTCGTCGCGGCGGGGCCGTTCGTGCAGCGCTACGCGGCGTGGATGCCGGCGGGCGGCCTCCGCGTCGACTGGGCGCTGCAGCTCGACCAGCTGTCGATGTTGATGACGCTCGTGATCACCGGCGTCGGCACGCTGATCCACATCTTCAGCATCGGCTACATGCGGCGGGACGCCGGGTACGCGCGCTACTTCGCGTACCTGAACCTCTTCGTCGCGTTCATGCTCGTCCTCGTCCTCGGCGCCAACTACCCGGTGATGTTCATCGGCTGGGAGGGCGTCGGCCTCGCGTCGTACCTGCTCATCGGGTTCTGGTTCGCCGAGTCGTCGAACGCGACCGCGGGCCGGAAGGCGTTCATCGTCAACCGGGTCGGCGACTTCGGGCTGCTGCTCGCGATGTTCCTGATCTTCGCGAACTTCAACACGCTCGACTTCGTCGGCGTGAACAGCGCCGCCGCGTCGCTCGCAGTTGGCAGCCCGCTCGCGACGCTGATCTGCCTGTTCCTGTTCCTCGGCTGCGCGGGCAAGAGCGCGCAGATCCCGCTCTACATCTGGCTGCCCGACGCGATGGCGGGCCCGACCCCCGTGTCGGCCCTGATCCACGCGGCGACGATGGTCACCGCGGGCGTCTACCTCGTCGCGCGCAGCGGCGTGCTGTTCGCGCTCGCGCCGGCCGCGTCGCTCGTCGTCGCGCTCGTCGGCGCCTTGACCGCGTTGTTTGCCGCGACGGTCGGGCTCAAGCAGTGGGACATCAAGAAGGTGCTCGCGTACTCGACGATCTCGCAGCTCGGCTACATGTTCATGGCCGCGGGCGCGGGCGCGTATACGGCGGCCGTCTTCCACCTCGTCACGCACGCGTTCTTCAAGGCCCTCCTCTTCCTCGGCGCCGGATCGGTGATCTACGCCCTGCACGAGGCGTATCACGCGACGCACCGTGACGACGAAGATGCGCAGGACATGCGCAACATGGGCGGGCTGCGGCGCGCGATGCCGGCGACGTTCGTGCTGATGTGGATCGCGACGCTCGCGATCGCCGGCGTGCCGCCGTTCGCCGGGTTCTTCTCGAAGGACCAGATCCTCGGCTCCGTGTTCGAGCGTGCCTCCGACTCGGCCGCGTTCCGGAGCGTGTCGTTCCTCGGCCTGAGCGGCTCGGCGTGGCTCTACGTCGTCTACGCGATCGGCCTCGCGACCGCGTTCATCACCGCCGTCTACATGACGCGGATGATGCTCTACACCTTCCACGGCCCGAACCGCACGGGCGAGGCCGAGCGCCCGCACCTGCGCGAGGCGCCGTGGGTGATGACCGCGCCGCTCGCGGCGCTCGGCGTGCTCACGGTCGTCGGCGGCTGGCTCAACCTGCCGTCGCTCGCGGGTGCGTTAGGCCCGCTGGGTGCGCTCGACCGCTGGCTCGAACCCGTCGTCGGGGCCCCGTCCGCGGCGCTGGCGCGCGCGGGGGCCGAGCGGCACGCGGCGTCGAATCCCGAGGCGATGCTGATCGGCGCGGCGGTCGCGGTCGCCGCGATCGGGATCGCGCTCGCGGTGGTCGTACTCAAGCCGGGGCAGCTGGTCGCGAAGGACGTCTACCACGTTCCGGAGAGCGGCGCGGAGCGCACGCTGCGCCATGCGTACTACGTGGACGAAGCGGTCGAGCGTGGATTCGCGCGCCCGCTCATGACGTTCGCGCGCGACGTGCTCTGGCGCGGCGTCGACGGCGGGATCATCGACGGGCTGTTCGTCCGCGGGTCGGCACTCGCCGCGCGGGGCGCCGGCTGGCTCGGCTCGCAAGCGGAGACCGGCCGCGTCGGCACCTACGCGTGGGTGATCGCGTTCGGCGCGGTCGTCGTGATCGGCGCGCTCGCGCTCCCGGTGGCGTTCCGATGA
- the nuoK1 gene encoding NADH-quinone oxidoreductase subunit K 1, protein MIAEALLVAAGLFVIGVVGVLTRRNALILFMCVELMLNAVNLTFVALSRLHGGTLGQAFVVFVMTVAAAEAAVGLAIVIAVFRHFGTVDLADINLLRG, encoded by the coding sequence TTGGTCGCCGCGGGGCTGTTCGTGATCGGCGTCGTCGGGGTGCTGACGCGCCGCAACGCGCTCATCCTGTTCATGTGCGTCGAGCTCATGCTCAACGCGGTCAACCTCACGTTCGTCGCCCTCTCGCGGCTGCACGGCGGCACCCTCGGGCAGGCGTTCGTCGTCTTCGTGATGACGGTCGCAGCGGCCGAAGCGGCCGTCGGGCTCGCGATCGTGATCGCCGTCTTCCGCCACTTCGGGACCGTGGACCTGGCCGACATCAACCTCCTGCGCGGCTGA